The region TCGTAAAAATGAAGACCAACAAAGCATCCAGTTTTAAGTATTCCGAGGCACTTAAAGAGCTAGAGTCAATAACTCAGTTCTTAGAGAATAGCGAGATAGATCTCGACGAGGCGATTGTTAAGTTCGACCGTGGTAGCGAGCTGGCTAATTTGATAGAGCAGCATCTTAAGAACGCCGAGAATAAAGTCCATAGTATAAAATCTAAGTCATAGACAAATAACTATAATTGTACTATAATATAAAAATAATATAGTTTTTGTTATGCCTGATCACTTTATAGCCTTAGTAAGCCAGTATACTGGCGCACTTAATACAGCTCAGTCCGAGCGTTATGCCAAAGCAGTTATTGATGCTTGGTACTTTAGCTTGCCCAGAAACGGCCAGCTTATGCTTTCTAGATTACTACCAGATTATCTGACGCCTAAGAGAAAGTTATTTTACAGCCAACGCAGCCAGAAAACAGCTATCAACCAGAGCCAAATTTTTAGGGCTCGTCTGACTGCCGATCTATCTCGATCCAATTTTGAAGAAGTTGAGCCAATTGCTCGCGGCGTATTGAAATCACTTAAGATTTTATCCTCCACCCAAAAGAAGTTTGCGTATTCCAAGCTGCTTAGCCCTAGGCTTGCTAAATTATATATTGA is a window of Patescibacteria group bacterium DNA encoding:
- the xseB gene encoding exodeoxyribonuclease VII small subunit translates to MKTNKASSFKYSEALKELESITQFLENSEIDLDEAIVKFDRGSELANLIEQHLKNAENKVHSIKSKS